From a region of the Nostoc sp. UHCC 0870 genome:
- a CDS encoding strawberry notch C-terminal domain-containing protein, whose amino-acid sequence MYELFKQIFQGRFYEVPLGTFEQMTGLSLTSQEGGMKIDLPPLRQFLNRLLALRIGMQNVIFERFELLLSQQIETAIANGIFEVGVETLRAERFTIDSQESVYTHPQTGSVTNYLKIERTQKNNIRTADEMLEFVDKYQGQFLINSKSGNAAVSIPTHSIFDSDGGVVPRVLLVRPQKETRVPVNKLSSSTWQQVAADAFVAAWSKEVDELPRFTTDYLHLVTGILLPIWKILPQKNSRVFRLQTSDGQKILGRMVQAVDIQSVAEQLGMKNKLLSPEELVSLVLNEGYSQQLPGGVTLRRSYIAGEPRLEIVDALPLADQLVAVGCFTEIIQWRKRVFVPTGERAAGVLATVIGILG is encoded by the coding sequence TTGTACGAACTGTTTAAGCAGATATTTCAAGGTCGATTCTATGAAGTTCCACTAGGGACATTCGAGCAGATGACAGGACTATCACTCACATCCCAGGAAGGGGGCATGAAAATAGACCTCCCACCCTTGCGACAGTTTCTTAATAGACTGCTGGCTTTAAGGATTGGGATGCAAAACGTGATTTTCGAGCGTTTCGAGTTGTTGCTTTCTCAACAAATTGAAACTGCGATCGCAAATGGTATTTTTGAAGTTGGTGTAGAAACTCTTCGGGCTGAACGGTTTACCATTGATAGCCAGGAATCGGTTTATACACATCCTCAAACTGGTAGCGTGACCAATTACTTGAAGATAGAACGCACTCAAAAGAACAACATCAGAACTGCTGATGAAATGCTTGAGTTTGTTGACAAGTATCAGGGGCAATTTCTGATCAACTCCAAGTCTGGGAATGCAGCCGTATCAATTCCTACTCATAGCATATTTGACTCTGATGGTGGCGTTGTTCCACGAGTTCTGCTTGTGCGACCACAGAAAGAGACTCGCGTACCTGTTAATAAGCTCTCATCTTCCACTTGGCAGCAGGTTGCGGCTGATGCATTTGTTGCGGCGTGGTCGAAGGAGGTAGACGAACTGCCCAGATTCACTACTGATTATCTTCACCTTGTGACAGGCATACTGCTACCAATCTGGAAAATTCTGCCGCAGAAGAATAGCCGGGTCTTTCGGTTGCAAACTTCGGATGGACAGAAGATTCTTGGTCGGATGGTTCAAGCAGTAGATATCCAATCTGTGGCTGAACAATTGGGTATGAAGAACAAGCTGTTGAGTCCAGAGGAATTGGTTTCATTGGTGCTGAACGAAGGGTACTCTCAGCAGTTGCCCGGTGGCGTAACTTTGCGACGTTCTTATATTGCTGGTGAGCCACGTCTAGAAATAGTCGATGCCCTTCCACTGGCTGATCAGCTTGTGGCTGTTGGATGTTTCACCGAAATTATTCAATGGCGCAAGCGGGTGTTTGTACCAACTGGAGAGCGTGCTGCTGGTGTGCTGGCGACAGTAATTGGGATTCTGGGCTAA
- a CDS encoding IS5 family transposase, whose amino-acid sequence MSIKSMIPAERKHKRGKKREIEMREVVNAIFYILRAGCSWRMMPHDLPAWQTVYSYFQRWQRKGTWQKIHSVLRAQLRQLEGRDVEPSAGIIDSQTVKTTEKGGVKGYDAGKKINGRKRHILVDTMGLILMVVVHTASIQDRDGAKLVLDKIQYSFPKLHLIWADAGYAGKLVDWVRYFIGCAIEIVKRSDDTSGFKVLPRRWVVERTLAWLGRYRRLSKDYEYHPQTSETMIYAAMTHLMLRRLARNHSRSTA is encoded by the coding sequence ATGTCTATTAAATCAATGATTCCAGCAGAACGTAAGCACAAACGTGGAAAAAAGCGTGAAATCGAGATGCGGGAAGTGGTAAATGCGATTTTTTACATCTTGCGCGCTGGCTGCTCATGGCGAATGATGCCTCACGATTTACCAGCATGGCAAACTGTATACTCATATTTTCAACGTTGGCAGCGCAAAGGTACATGGCAAAAAATTCATTCAGTTCTGCGAGCGCAACTCAGGCAACTCGAAGGACGAGATGTAGAACCATCCGCAGGAATTATAGACTCACAAACAGTGAAAACAACTGAGAAAGGAGGGGTGAAGGGCTATGATGCCGGAAAAAAGATTAATGGTCGCAAACGCCATATCCTTGTTGATACGATGGGTTTAATTTTGATGGTTGTTGTACATACAGCTTCAATTCAAGACCGTGACGGAGCAAAACTGGTACTAGATAAAATTCAATACTCATTCCCCAAACTGCATTTAATTTGGGCAGATGCTGGATATGCTGGAAAACTAGTTGATTGGGTCAGGTATTTTATTGGCTGTGCAATTGAGATTGTTAAACGCTCTGATGACACTTCAGGCTTTAAAGTATTACCTCGACGTTGGGTTGTGGAACGTACACTTGCATGGTTAGGTCGTTATCGTCGTCTCAGTAAAGATTACGAGTATCATCCCCAAACAAGTGAAACCATGATATACGCCGCTATGACGCATTTAATGTTACGTCGATTAGCCCGTAATCATAGTCGCTCAACCGCTTAA
- a CDS encoding transposase, producing the protein MSNILNYIEENPKQTQRLIGLEYEQLQQLIINGERLYHEKKALLESKKVRIIAGGGGRKPKLSISEHIILTLVYLRHLTTFQLLGIQFEVSESTANDTFNYWLPNLRELLPSSLLEQVKKNASDYEVVKEMLTEYELIVDSYEQVRERPRDNDEQKKYFSGKKSNHTFKTQMIILPDASDIVDVVAGEPGPKSDITLFREYRSEFDAKQRFKGDKAYLGEDLITTPIKKPRNQELTTEQKEQNKIFSSKRIFVEHRIRSVKIFRVVQERFRLNTRKYKQVILTICGLVRLRIRGLILPLEISAISSG; encoded by the coding sequence ATGAGCAATATACTGAATTACATTGAAGAGAATCCTAAACAAACCCAAAGGTTAATAGGTCTGGAATATGAACAGTTACAACAATTAATCATAAATGGGGAAAGATTATATCATGAAAAAAAAGCTTTACTGGAATCTAAGAAAGTGAGAATTATTGCTGGTGGAGGAGGTCGGAAACCAAAATTATCTATTTCTGAACATATCATTTTAACTTTAGTGTATCTCCGACATCTGACAACCTTTCAACTTCTAGGTATTCAGTTTGAAGTAAGTGAGTCTACAGCCAACGATACGTTTAACTATTGGTTGCCTAACTTGCGAGAATTACTGCCATCAAGTTTGCTTGAACAAGTAAAAAAAAACGCTTCTGACTATGAAGTAGTAAAAGAAATGCTCACAGAATATGAATTAATAGTAGATAGCTATGAACAAGTCAGAGAAAGACCTAGAGACAATGATGAACAAAAGAAATATTTTTCAGGTAAGAAGAGTAATCATACATTTAAAACTCAAATGATTATTTTACCTGATGCTAGTGATATCGTTGATGTTGTGGCAGGTGAACCTGGTCCAAAAAGCGATATAACTTTGTTCCGAGAATATCGTTCAGAGTTTGATGCCAAACAAAGATTTAAAGGAGATAAGGCATATCTTGGAGAAGATTTAATTACAACTCCAATTAAGAAACCAAGAAATCAAGAACTAACAACTGAACAGAAAGAACAGAACAAAATATTTTCATCTAAACGAATCTTTGTTGAACATCGAATACGGTCAGTCAAAATCTTTCGAGTTGTCCAAGAGAGATTTAGGTTAAATACCCGCAAATATAAGCAAGTAATTTTGACGATTTGTGGGCTAGTAAGGTTACGGATTCGAGGGCTAATATTACCATTAGAAATATCAGCTATATCATCAGGTTAA
- a CDS encoding DUF1269 domain-containing protein — translation MSELVVVNFDDKYKADEVLLELLKLERENLADLKDAVVITKNADGKIRVKPYHDLVEPGDLSNELWGGIISAVFFHRTFTIKEGTFDSSFLTEIEESLKPNSSSLFVLISSVNLEKIIAEFNRFGGKLIRTSFSQDKIENLQKTLSPA, via the coding sequence ATGAGTGAATTAGTTGTAGTCAATTTCGATGACAAATATAAAGCAGATGAAGTACTTTTAGAACTACTCAAACTTGAGCGAGAAAACTTAGCAGATTTGAAAGATGCAGTTGTGATTACCAAAAATGCAGATGGTAAGATTAGGGTTAAACCATATCACGATTTGGTTGAACCTGGAGACCTGAGTAATGAACTCTGGGGTGGAATCATTAGCGCAGTTTTCTTTCATCGCACTTTTACTATTAAAGAGGGTACATTTGATAGTAGTTTTTTAACAGAAATTGAAGAATCTTTAAAACCAAATTCTTCATCATTGTTTGTTCTAATTTCCTCCGTTAATCTAGAGAAAATAATTGCAGAATTTAATCGTTTTGGAGGAAAGTTAATTAGAACAAGTTTTTCTCAAGACAAAATTGAGAACTTGCAAAAAACTCTTAGTCCTGCTTAG
- a CDS encoding polymer-forming cytoskeletal protein, with amino-acid sequence MSWKQLTIVFISTIVFLFAGNAIAQTDLNINNTNLIRLGGNVTVVEKQVVENAIAIGGSAIVQPNGRVTQTAIAIGGNIILKQGARVDGDAYAIGGKVVLAEGATIGGSNSTFNGQYNQRGMTGIYRHRDRFLPMYFFQAVFRIFSEIVGAILGIILLQTAPPFLPNLAATVRQYPGKSALWGIGAMFTLFALNIFLAITLIGIPLIPLLMLMVSLTSLVGALGISLFIGQQVVKSDFLTERLHQRQSSLQQFLIGLLIVTVLALIPFVGGIVVFVVSLLGLGSLLSWQFGKTQPPVLG; translated from the coding sequence ATGAGCTGGAAGCAGTTGACAATCGTGTTTATCTCTACGATAGTATTTCTGTTTGCCGGAAATGCGATCGCACAGACTGATCTAAATATTAATAATACCAATCTGATTCGATTGGGCGGAAATGTCACGGTTGTAGAAAAACAAGTTGTAGAAAATGCTATTGCCATTGGTGGTTCGGCGATCGTCCAACCCAATGGACGGGTGACACAAACTGCGATCGCTATCGGTGGAAATATCATTCTCAAGCAAGGCGCACGGGTAGATGGCGATGCCTATGCGATCGGTGGCAAAGTCGTATTAGCAGAAGGAGCCACAATTGGCGGCTCAAACAGCACATTCAACGGTCAATATAATCAACGAGGCATGACGGGAATTTACCGTCATCGAGATCGATTTTTGCCGATGTATTTCTTTCAGGCTGTTTTTCGGATTTTCTCTGAGATCGTCGGTGCAATTCTGGGCATAATTTTATTACAAACCGCACCACCTTTTCTGCCGAATTTAGCAGCTACCGTGCGTCAATATCCCGGTAAAAGCGCCTTATGGGGAATTGGGGCAATGTTTACCTTATTTGCCCTTAACATTTTTTTAGCAATCACCCTAATTGGTATTCCATTGATTCCACTCCTGATGTTGATGGTGAGTCTGACATCATTGGTTGGGGCATTGGGAATTTCACTATTCATCGGTCAACAAGTGGTAAAAAGCGATTTTCTTACAGAGAGGCTACACCAACGGCAAAGCAGCTTGCAGCAGTTCTTGATTGGGTTGCTGATTGTCACAGTACTTGCGCTGATTCCATTTGTGGGCGGGATTGTAGTGTTTGTTGTGAGTCTGTTGGGCTTGGGATCGCTCCTTAGCTGGCAATTTGGTAAGACACAACCCCCGGTTTTGGGGTAA
- a CDS encoding pyruvate kinase — protein MTISTLEHNQEEDTFDYLALDLSNPCVLLNTLQKLRQVVVQEGQDIFYQWRSRQRCGAISRIQRQEFLSSGLNLAHYMALRRHDLRPLQATLIPWGLSSLGRLEARVMPNLDAVIATLGAICQVSSASLPIRPSIGAFLEGDRLLHQHTEDVFGQTLAHRRVRIMVTLPMEAASHYEFVRDLLQRGTNCVRINCAHDHANLWEAMIGNVRLAEKETGNSCKVLMDLAGPKPRIGLVMTPNQKHRIFQGECLVLTRDMPSMTNAKCFQANCTLPGVLDQLQVGATAWIDDGRIGARVESLTDQGVILRITHASLKGSKLLPDKGLNFPDTDLQLSPLTDKDREDLDFVATHADIVGYSFVQSANDIKLLQQELANRMPQKSEIAIVAKIETPQAVSNLPELIVQAAGQQPFAVMIARGDLAIAIGYQRLAEMQEEILWLCEAAHIPVIWATQVLENLVKKGIPSRAEMTDAAMAERAECVMLNKGPFVAEAVTILDDVLTRMQTHQLKKTPQLRALHSW, from the coding sequence ATGACAATTTCTACTCTAGAGCATAATCAGGAAGAAGATACTTTTGACTACCTTGCATTAGACCTATCTAATCCTTGTGTCTTATTAAATACGCTGCAAAAATTGCGTCAGGTGGTTGTTCAAGAAGGGCAAGACATTTTTTACCAGTGGCGTTCGCGCCAGCGTTGCGGAGCAATCTCGCGCATTCAACGACAAGAGTTTCTCAGCAGTGGACTCAATCTTGCCCATTACATGGCTCTACGAAGACATGACCTACGTCCTCTGCAAGCTACCTTAATCCCCTGGGGCTTATCTTCTTTGGGTCGTTTGGAAGCGCGAGTCATGCCGAATTTAGATGCGGTGATTGCCACTCTGGGGGCAATCTGTCAGGTAAGTTCGGCTAGTTTGCCGATTCGTCCTTCTATTGGGGCATTTCTGGAGGGCGATCGCCTACTTCACCAACATACCGAAGATGTGTTTGGTCAGACTTTAGCTCATCGCCGGGTCAGAATCATGGTGACATTGCCAATGGAAGCCGCCAGCCATTACGAATTTGTCCGGGATCTGCTTCAGCGAGGGACTAACTGTGTACGCATTAACTGTGCCCACGATCACGCTAACCTTTGGGAAGCGATGATTGGCAATGTCCGTCTGGCAGAGAAAGAAACCGGAAATTCCTGCAAAGTCTTAATGGATCTGGCAGGGCCGAAGCCCCGGATTGGCTTAGTAATGACACCTAATCAGAAACACCGCATCTTTCAAGGGGAATGTCTTGTCTTAACCCGTGATATGCCTAGTATGACAAATGCTAAGTGTTTCCAGGCAAATTGTACTCTCCCTGGAGTACTCGATCAATTGCAGGTGGGCGCAACTGCCTGGATTGATGATGGTCGTATTGGAGCGCGTGTAGAATCTCTTACGGATCAGGGTGTTATTTTACGCATCACCCATGCGAGTTTAAAGGGTAGTAAACTTCTGCCAGACAAGGGGCTTAACTTCCCCGATACAGATTTGCAACTTAGCCCACTTACTGATAAAGATCGAGAGGATTTAGATTTTGTTGCCACCCATGCCGATATTGTGGGCTATTCTTTTGTGCAATCTGCGAATGATATTAAACTGCTCCAGCAAGAGTTAGCAAATCGGATGCCTCAAAAGAGTGAAATTGCCATTGTTGCTAAGATTGAAACACCCCAAGCCGTCAGTAATTTACCTGAGTTGATTGTGCAAGCAGCAGGTCAACAACCCTTTGCGGTGATGATTGCTAGAGGCGATTTGGCCATCGCAATTGGGTATCAACGACTGGCTGAAATGCAAGAAGAAATTCTCTGGCTCTGTGAGGCGGCTCATATCCCGGTGATTTGGGCAACTCAGGTGCTAGAAAATCTGGTGAAGAAAGGCATTCCCTCACGAGCAGAAATGACGGATGCAGCAATGGCAGAGCGGGCTGAGTGCGTCATGCTCAACAAGGGCCCGTTTGTTGCTGAAGCCGTGACGATTTTGGATGATGTCTTGACTCGGATGCAGACGCATCAATTAAAGAAAACACCTCAACTCCGGGCGCTCCACTCCTGGTAA
- a CDS encoding L-lactate dehydrogenase codes for MFETLFTPNPSVENKVSIRPRKGVIIGAGQVGMACAYSMMIQNCFDELILQDIQTERLQGEVMDLRHGIPFVEPVEIKAGTVADVGENADLVIITAGASQKPGESRLDLVVRNVAIFKSLIADVVKYCPNAILLIVSNPVDIMTYVTLKLSAFPAARVIGSGTVLDSARFRTLLAQKMGIDSRSVHAYIIGEHGDSEVPVWSKVNIAGMPLYDREGNSAVDKAAQEIFERVKNAGYEIIKRKGCTSYAIGLATTEIVQAILRGQERILTVSSLVNDFYGISDVCLSLPSVVNEKGVIKRVNFTLNDMEQQQLIHSAQILRDIFDTLEL; via the coding sequence ATGTTTGAAACCCTCTTTACGCCTAATCCCAGTGTTGAAAATAAAGTCAGCATCCGTCCTCGCAAAGGTGTCATTATTGGTGCTGGACAAGTAGGGATGGCATGTGCCTATTCGATGATGATCCAAAACTGTTTTGATGAGTTAATTCTTCAAGATATTCAGACAGAGCGGCTTCAGGGAGAGGTCATGGATCTAAGGCATGGCATTCCTTTTGTCGAACCTGTTGAGATTAAAGCTGGCACAGTTGCCGATGTCGGAGAGAATGCAGACCTGGTAATTATTACTGCTGGAGCCAGTCAGAAGCCGGGAGAGAGCCGCCTCGACTTGGTTGTACGCAACGTTGCCATCTTTAAGAGCTTGATTGCAGATGTCGTCAAATATTGCCCCAATGCTATCTTGCTGATTGTCAGCAATCCCGTAGACATTATGACTTATGTGACACTAAAGCTCTCCGCTTTTCCTGCTGCTAGGGTAATTGGCTCTGGAACGGTGCTTGACTCTGCCCGTTTTCGTACCCTGCTGGCGCAGAAAATGGGCATTGATTCACGCAGTGTTCATGCTTACATCATTGGTGAACATGGCGACAGTGAAGTGCCCGTTTGGAGCAAGGTGAATATTGCCGGAATGCCTCTCTATGACCGAGAGGGTAATTCGGCAGTAGATAAGGCTGCACAAGAGATTTTTGAGCGCGTTAAAAACGCTGGCTACGAAATCATCAAACGCAAAGGGTGTACTTCCTACGCCATTGGATTGGCAACGACTGAAATTGTCCAAGCCATTCTGCGTGGACAGGAGCGTATTCTTACAGTTAGCTCCCTGGTGAATGACTTCTATGGCATTAGCGATGTTTGTCTCAGCCTACCCTCTGTCGTCAATGAAAAAGGTGTCATTAAGAGGGTCAACTTTACTCTCAACGACATGGAGCAACAACAGCTTATTCATTCTGCACAGATTCTGCGTGACATTTTTGACACCCTGGAACTCTAG
- a CDS encoding 2,3-bisphosphoglycerate-dependent phosphoglycerate mutase, with protein sequence MAKLILIRHGQSLWNAENKFTGWVDVPLGEQGRAEATIASCRLKHYRVRVCFTSMLFRAIETAIIILTEVDDICDGRIPIIKHQAWHGWDKYKGSPERELPVYPTAMLDERYYGELQGLNKAETAIKFGQEQVQLWRRSYAVPPPGGESLADTVKRTVPFFCDRILPQLITGDNVLIAAHGNSLRAIIKHLENLSEGEIVNVELGTAIPIIYDIDAHGQTTNKIILN encoded by the coding sequence ATGGCTAAATTAATTTTGATCCGTCACGGACAGAGCCTTTGGAATGCAGAGAATAAATTTACAGGATGGGTTGATGTTCCTTTAGGCGAACAGGGACGAGCAGAGGCAACGATCGCCTCCTGTAGACTGAAGCATTATCGAGTCAGAGTTTGCTTTACCAGTATGCTGTTTCGAGCTATTGAAACAGCAATTATTATCTTAACAGAAGTCGATGATATTTGCGACGGGAGAATTCCAATCATCAAGCATCAAGCCTGGCATGGTTGGGATAAATACAAGGGTAGCCCCGAACGGGAACTGCCAGTTTATCCCACAGCTATGCTGGATGAACGGTACTATGGTGAACTGCAAGGTTTGAATAAAGCTGAAACCGCCATAAAATTTGGACAAGAACAGGTGCAACTCTGGCGACGATCCTATGCTGTGCCTCCACCAGGGGGCGAAAGTTTGGCAGATACGGTGAAGCGCACTGTTCCATTCTTTTGCGATCGCATTTTGCCGCAGTTAATCACAGGAGATAACGTCTTGATTGCAGCACATGGAAACTCACTTCGTGCCATCATTAAGCACCTGGAAAACCTATCCGAAGGGGAGATTGTCAATGTTGAGTTAGGAACAGCAATTCCAATTATCTATGATATTGATGCTCATGGTCAGACCACTAACAAAATCATTTTGAATTGA